From the genome of Virgibacillus proomii, one region includes:
- the arcD gene encoding arginine-ornithine antiporter codes for MSEDEKKLGLVALIALVVGSMVGGGAFNLAGDIALGSNAGSAIIGWIITGIGIVSLAFVFQNLTIRKPELDSGIYSYAKAGFGTFLGFNSAWGYWLSAFLGNVAYATLVFSSIGYFFPVFEGGQNVASIIGASVVLWLVHYLVLRGVSSAALINTVATIAKVIPIFLFIIIAIIAFKWNTFTFDFWGKGGFTWESVGEQVRSMMLVTLWVFIGIEGAVVMSGRARNHSDVGKATVIGLISVLLIYILISLLSLGIMPREELANLPNPAMAYVLEEIVGQWGAVVINLGLIISVMGAWLGWTMFAAELPYVTAKDKVFPKWLAKENKNHAPVNSLWLTNGLIQLFLITLLFSEAAYNFMFSLATSAILIPYMLSAFYQVKLTMTGETYQSGEKRTKERIIGFIASIYAIWLVYAAGINYLLLTMLLYAPGIILYKWALKENDIQKKDTTIEKALMILFVVLAVIAIGGLITGRITI; via the coding sequence ATGAGTGAAGACGAAAAAAAGCTGGGTCTAGTTGCGTTAATCGCACTTGTTGTCGGTTCCATGGTTGGCGGAGGAGCGTTTAACTTAGCAGGAGATATTGCGCTCGGATCGAATGCCGGATCTGCCATTATCGGCTGGATCATTACGGGAATCGGGATAGTTTCGCTTGCCTTTGTCTTTCAAAATTTAACGATCAGAAAACCAGAGCTGGATAGTGGTATTTATAGCTATGCCAAAGCAGGTTTTGGGACATTCTTAGGATTTAATAGCGCTTGGGGGTATTGGTTATCTGCGTTTTTAGGGAATGTTGCTTATGCTACATTGGTATTTTCATCCATTGGCTACTTCTTCCCTGTGTTTGAAGGAGGGCAAAATGTTGCTAGTATTATTGGAGCTTCCGTCGTTCTATGGTTAGTACATTATCTTGTCTTGCGTGGCGTCAGTTCCGCGGCACTAATTAACACAGTAGCAACGATTGCAAAAGTCATTCCAATTTTCTTGTTTATTATTATCGCGATCATTGCGTTCAAATGGAATACCTTTACATTTGATTTTTGGGGAAAGGGAGGTTTTACGTGGGAATCTGTCGGTGAACAAGTTAGAAGCATGATGCTAGTTACATTATGGGTATTTATTGGTATTGAAGGTGCGGTGGTTATGTCGGGAAGAGCAAGAAACCATTCTGATGTCGGGAAAGCTACTGTTATAGGCTTAATTAGTGTGCTTCTGATTTACATTTTAATCTCTTTATTATCTTTAGGGATTATGCCGAGAGAGGAACTAGCTAATTTGCCGAATCCTGCGATGGCATATGTATTAGAAGAAATTGTTGGACAGTGGGGAGCTGTTGTTATTAACCTTGGTCTTATCATCTCGGTTATGGGAGCATGGCTTGGGTGGACGATGTTTGCAGCAGAGCTACCTTATGTCACTGCCAAAGACAAGGTGTTTCCAAAGTGGTTAGCAAAAGAAAATAAGAATCATGCTCCAGTGAACTCTTTATGGCTAACTAATGGGCTCATCCAGTTATTTCTAATTACATTATTATTTTCAGAGGCTGCATATAACTTTATGTTTTCTTTAGCAACCTCAGCAATTCTAATTCCCTATATGCTATCTGCATTTTATCAAGTAAAACTGACAATGACAGGTGAAACATATCAATCAGGAGAGAAACGTACAAAGGAAAGAATAATCGGTTTTATTGCAAGCATTTATGCAATATGGCTTGTATATGCAGCCGGAATTAATTATTTACTCTTAACCATGCTGTTATATGCACCAGGGATCATCCTTTATAAATGGGCATTAAAAGAAAATGATATTCAAAAAAAGGATACGACGATAGAAAAAGCATTAATGATTTTGTTTGTTGTCTTAGCAGTAATTGCAATAGGTGGACTAATTACTGGAAGGATAACCATTTAA
- the arcC gene encoding carbamate kinase, with product MGNERIVIALGGNAIQSGSATAEAQQQALNHTAEQLIKIIKQGYQVAITHGNGPQVGNILLQQIQSHSEQTPAMPLDTCGAMSQGMIGYWLENAINDQLHVAGLDKRVASIITRVEVNPDDEAFNNPTKPIGPFYSEREAKEQMEKNGVTFKEDAGRGWRRVVPSPQPVKILEHEVIKSLVDNGTVVISTGGGGIPVYRKDNKIFGVEAVIDKDFASEKLGELIQADTLVILTEVEHVYVNYQAANQTTLEQVTTEELRKYAAEGQFAAGSMLPKVEAAIAFVESNPGRKCIITSLNKAMEAVKEKAGTVIKNQ from the coding sequence ATGGGAAATGAACGAATTGTTATTGCTCTGGGTGGAAATGCGATCCAGTCTGGTAGTGCAACAGCTGAGGCACAACAGCAAGCATTAAACCATACTGCAGAACAATTGATTAAGATTATTAAACAAGGTTATCAAGTGGCTATTACACATGGGAATGGGCCTCAAGTTGGAAATATTTTATTACAACAAATTCAATCCCATAGTGAACAAACACCTGCTATGCCTTTAGATACATGTGGCGCTATGAGTCAAGGAATGATTGGTTATTGGTTGGAAAACGCCATAAATGATCAACTGCATGTAGCAGGCTTGGATAAACGAGTAGCTTCGATCATAACAAGGGTGGAGGTTAACCCTGATGATGAGGCTTTCAATAATCCAACAAAGCCAATTGGCCCGTTTTATTCAGAAAGGGAAGCAAAAGAACAGATGGAAAAAAACGGCGTTACATTCAAGGAAGACGCTGGAAGAGGTTGGAGAAGAGTTGTCCCTTCCCCACAGCCAGTAAAAATCCTGGAACATGAAGTAATTAAATCGTTAGTGGATAATGGAACGGTTGTGATCAGTACTGGAGGTGGTGGAATTCCAGTCTATCGAAAGGATAATAAGATTTTTGGCGTAGAGGCTGTCATTGATAAAGATTTTGCTTCAGAGAAACTAGGAGAGCTTATTCAAGCAGACACGCTTGTTATTTTAACTGAGGTGGAACATGTATATGTTAATTATCAAGCGGCTAATCAAACAACATTAGAACAGGTGACAACAGAAGAATTAAGAAAATACGCAGCTGAAGGTCAATTCGCTGCTGGTAGTATGCTGCCAAAAGTGGAGGCTGCAATTGCGTTTGTTGAATCGAATCCTGGTAGAAAATGTATTATCACTTCCTTGAACAAAGCAATGGAGGCTGTTAAAGAAAAAGCAGGAACGGTTATAAAAAATCAATAA
- a CDS encoding arginine repressor: MNKKERQEKIRELIRTNEVHTQKELWRLLKEHGYNVTPTTISRDIQEMQISKECSPDGVERYSLFNNIKENSDPTIQKLQQFFSETILSIEATGIFVIIKTDPGNAGAIGYLMESLDWKSVVGVISGDDNCLLLCRTKLEAEEVKKKCMTIWNKDTS, from the coding sequence ATGAATAAAAAAGAACGCCAGGAAAAAATTCGTGAACTTATACGGACAAACGAAGTCCATACCCAAAAAGAATTATGGCGGTTATTAAAGGAACATGGATATAACGTTACACCAACAACTATTTCAAGAGATATCCAAGAGATGCAAATAAGTAAAGAATGTTCACCAGATGGAGTAGAAAGGTACAGTTTATTCAATAATATAAAGGAAAATTCCGATCCCACAATCCAAAAGTTACAACAGTTTTTCTCTGAGACTATTCTATCAATTGAAGCAACAGGGATCTTTGTTATTATCAAGACAGATCCTGGGAACGCAGGAGCAATCGGTTATTTGATGGAATCTTTAGATTGGAAATCGGTAGTAGGTGTCATTAGTGGCGATGATAACTGCTTATTGCTATGTCGAACTAAACTCGAAGCAGAAGAAGTAAAAAAGAAGTGTATGACAATATGGAATAAAGACACCTCTTAA
- a CDS encoding helix-turn-helix domain-containing protein codes for MYSFSKRLTDVRVEAGYSQKDLAKELNITTSAYGYYEQGRNEPPLETVRLLAKKLNVSADYLLGLIHEPKHPIKYKITDDLTLTDAELLTVKELKEKQLLSELSNNPVKNVEKLVRFWEFMNKETQEKG; via the coding sequence GTGTACAGTTTTAGTAAACGATTAACTGATGTACGAGTTGAAGCTGGCTATAGCCAAAAGGATCTTGCTAAAGAACTAAATATTACTACTAGTGCGTATGGTTACTATGAACAAGGAAGAAATGAACCACCCTTGGAAACAGTAAGACTATTAGCCAAGAAACTGAACGTATCAGCAGACTATTTATTAGGATTGATTCATGAGCCAAAACATCCTATCAAGTATAAAATTACAGATGACCTCACATTAACAGATGCCGAATTATTAACAGTAAAGGAATTGAAAGAAAAACAGCTGTTAAGTGAGTTAAGTAACAACCCAGTTAAAAACGTTGAAAAGTTAGTCCGATTTTGGGAGTTTATGAACAAGGAAACACAAGAGAAAGGCTAA
- a CDS encoding PTS sugar transporter subunit IIA — protein sequence MSDCFLDESVILTDIEAKTKEQALEIVAQNLVDQNLVKRSFIPAIVQREAEYPTGLPTNGVSVAIPHTDIKHVKTKTISLAILKHPVDFFIMGDGNNTTPVQLIFMLAMNEPNSQLTLLQKLMQIFQDEKTLTYIVSQKNKTDIKNLLKKKLGIT from the coding sequence ATGAGTGATTGCTTTTTAGACGAATCCGTTATTTTGACGGATATTGAAGCCAAGACGAAAGAGCAAGCATTAGAAATAGTTGCCCAAAATCTTGTCGATCAAAACCTAGTTAAAAGAAGTTTTATTCCTGCAATTGTTCAAAGGGAAGCAGAGTATCCAACCGGTCTCCCCACAAATGGCGTGTCAGTAGCTATACCCCATACAGATATCAAACATGTCAAAACGAAAACAATAAGTCTTGCTATTTTAAAGCATCCAGTTGATTTCTTTATTATGGGGGATGGAAATAACACAACGCCAGTTCAATTAATTTTTATGTTAGCAATGAATGAACCCAATTCTCAATTAACTTTATTACAAAAATTAATGCAAATTTTTCAAGATGAAAAAACATTAACGTATATCGTAAGTCAAAAAAATAAAACGGATATAAAAAATCTGTTAAAAAAGAAGCTAGGTATTACTTAA
- a CDS encoding PTS sugar transporter subunit IIB — protein MAKKTVLVACGAGIATSTVVNGAIEEIARKNNIDVNLIQIKIAEVESYLDTADLLVTTAMTKKEYPFPVINARSFLTGIGTEETKKQIVDELEK, from the coding sequence ATGGCAAAAAAGACGGTGCTAGTAGCATGTGGAGCGGGGATTGCAACTTCTACAGTGGTAAATGGTGCAATTGAGGAAATTGCTAGGAAAAATAATATAGATGTCAACCTGATTCAAATTAAAATTGCAGAAGTTGAATCGTACTTAGATACAGCAGATCTGTTGGTAACAACCGCAATGACGAAAAAAGAGTATCCGTTTCCAGTAATTAATGCACGCTCATTTTTAACTGGTATAGGTACAGAGGAGACGAAAAAACAAATAGTAGACGAACTTGAAAAATAA
- a CDS encoding galactitol-specific PTS transporter subunit IIC, which produces MQSFVEFIQSFLGLGATVILPVAIFILGVFFGQKVGKAFRSAVTIGVAFVGIFLVIDLLTLNLGPAAQGMVNRLNVELNVIDVGWPATSSIAWASVVAAFIIPLGLIVNAIMLLTKTTKVMNVDVWNFWHYTFAAAVVYTISGSIIQGLIAAVIFQIVCLKVADWTTPMVRDFYEMPGVSVATGSTISYAPFIFLVKWIQKIPGLKNLHADPDSIQKRFGVFGDSMVVGLFLGIIIGLLAGYRVGEVIEVGMSMAAVMILMPRMVKILMEGLMPVSESARTWLNNRFGESDITIGLDAAVLLGHPSVIATALILTPVTVLIAVMLPGNHVLPFGDLATIPFIVAFIVGAARGNIIHSIIVGTVMIALSLYMATDIAPVFTDMAMSAEIKLPEGSAKVSSIDQGGNLFNWLIWKFFELFH; this is translated from the coding sequence TTGCAATCATTTGTTGAATTTATTCAAAGCTTTCTAGGGTTAGGTGCAACAGTAATTTTACCTGTAGCCATTTTTATATTAGGAGTATTTTTCGGTCAGAAGGTGGGTAAAGCATTTCGTTCGGCTGTAACAATTGGTGTAGCATTTGTAGGAATATTTTTAGTTATTGATTTGTTGACGCTTAATCTTGGGCCAGCTGCACAAGGAATGGTGAATCGATTAAACGTAGAATTAAATGTAATTGATGTAGGTTGGCCAGCTACTTCTTCCATAGCATGGGCATCAGTTGTAGCAGCATTTATTATTCCCCTAGGACTGATTGTCAATGCCATCATGTTATTAACGAAAACAACGAAAGTAATGAATGTGGATGTTTGGAATTTTTGGCATTATACGTTTGCGGCCGCCGTAGTGTATACAATATCTGGAAGCATTATCCAAGGTCTAATTGCTGCTGTTATATTTCAAATCGTTTGTTTAAAGGTTGCTGACTGGACAACACCAATGGTGAGAGACTTTTATGAAATGCCAGGAGTATCGGTTGCTACTGGTAGTACTATTTCATATGCACCATTTATCTTTTTAGTAAAATGGATCCAGAAAATTCCTGGATTAAAGAATTTACATGCAGATCCAGATTCTATTCAAAAGCGTTTTGGGGTTTTTGGAGATTCCATGGTTGTTGGTTTATTTCTTGGTATAATAATCGGTTTACTTGCTGGTTATCGTGTTGGGGAAGTTATTGAAGTCGGTATGTCTATGGCTGCAGTTATGATTTTGATGCCACGAATGGTAAAAATTTTAATGGAGGGTCTAATGCCTGTTTCAGAATCAGCTCGTACATGGTTAAATAATCGATTTGGAGAAAGTGATATTACGATTGGTTTAGATGCAGCTGTATTATTGGGGCATCCATCTGTAATTGCTACAGCTCTTATTTTAACACCTGTTACGGTATTAATTGCTGTAATGTTACCTGGTAACCATGTACTTCCATTCGGTGACTTGGCAACTATTCCATTTATCGTTGCTTTTATTGTAGGTGCTGCTAGAGGTAATATTATCCACTCTATTATTGTAGGAACAGTTATGATTGCGCTATCCCTTTATATGGCTACAGATATCGCACCGGTATTTACCGATATGGCGATGAGTGCAGAAATTAAGCTTCCAGAAGGATCTGCAAAGGTTTCTAGTATTGACCAAGGAGGCAATCTATTCAATTGGTTGATTTGGAAATTTTTCGAGTTATTTCATTAA
- a CDS encoding zinc-binding dehydrogenase: protein MKSLVKTELGFGNLEIQDKKEPIPGKDQVKIKIKYAGICGSDIHTYEGHYKVQAPVTLGHEFSGEVVEVGDNVTEFKVGDRVTSETTFYICGECRYCGSGDYNLCDHRKGLGTHQDGGFAKYLIARKESVHVLPENVDYKSAAMTEPLACTYHAVSKTKINEGDVVVVIGPGPIGLLTAQVAKSFGAKVIITGLTNDKIRLDKAKELGVDIALDSQKSDVQKVVNKITSGYGADAVFECSGTVPAAKQGLDVLRKKGNYVQVGIFSQPAVPFDLEKVIQHEIHVVGSRSQHSADWEPALALMNEGKVNAKALVTHEFDITQWDEAYQVIKSGDAIKVLLVPAE from the coding sequence ATGAAATCCTTAGTTAAAACAGAATTAGGATTCGGCAATCTCGAAATTCAGGATAAGAAGGAGCCAATTCCCGGAAAAGATCAAGTGAAAATTAAAATTAAATATGCTGGTATTTGTGGATCTGATATTCATACGTATGAAGGACATTATAAAGTTCAAGCACCAGTTACTTTAGGTCATGAATTTTCCGGTGAAGTTGTAGAAGTTGGTGATAATGTAACTGAATTTAAAGTGGGTGACCGAGTAACTTCTGAAACTACTTTTTATATCTGTGGTGAATGTAGATATTGTGGGTCAGGGGATTATAATCTTTGTGATCACCGAAAAGGCTTAGGAACTCATCAAGATGGTGGATTTGCTAAATATTTAATTGCTAGAAAAGAAAGTGTCCACGTTCTTCCAGAGAACGTAGACTATAAATCAGCTGCCATGACTGAACCACTAGCATGTACGTATCATGCTGTCTCAAAAACAAAAATCAATGAGGGGGATGTTGTTGTTGTCATCGGGCCCGGTCCAATTGGTTTACTGACAGCACAAGTAGCAAAGAGCTTTGGAGCCAAGGTAATTATTACTGGACTAACCAATGATAAAATTCGTCTGGATAAAGCAAAAGAACTTGGGGTTGATATCGCGTTAGATTCACAAAAAAGCGATGTTCAAAAAGTTGTTAATAAAATAACAAGTGGATATGGAGCAGATGCGGTGTTTGAATGTTCAGGAACAGTGCCTGCTGCCAAACAAGGTTTAGATGTATTACGAAAAAAAGGTAATTATGTGCAAGTAGGAATATTTTCTCAACCAGCCGTACCGTTTGATTTAGAAAAAGTCATTCAACATGAGATACATGTAGTGGGGAGCAGAAGTCAACATTCAGCTGATTGGGAGCCGGCGTTAGCATTGATGAATGAAGGAAAAGTAAATGCGAAAGCTCTAGTAACTCATGAATTTGATATTACACAATGGGATGAAGCATACCAGGTAATAAAGAGTGGAGATGCTATTAAAGTATTGTTAGTTCCGGCAGAATAA
- the deoC gene encoding deoxyribose-phosphate aldolase: MTKQDLISLIDYTLLNPIATRKCIKIFCEEAIEYGFKTVFVNPYYVSYAHRLLSPHHIKVGIPIGFSLGGAVTHVKVEEAKQGIKNGAEEMDMLINIGALKSGEFDVVKNDIEEVVKVANGLTTKVIIETGLLTEKEKIIATELIMEAGADFVKTSTGFNGSGATIEDVQLLRSIAKDKIGVKAAGGVKTYQEAVQMVKAGANRIGSSSAIVMINHDAY; encoded by the coding sequence ATGACTAAACAGGATTTGATTTCTCTAATTGATTATACGCTATTGAATCCAATCGCAACGAGAAAATGTATTAAAATATTTTGCGAAGAAGCTATTGAATATGGTTTTAAAACTGTTTTTGTTAATCCTTACTATGTTTCATATGCGCATCGTCTTTTATCCCCACACCATATTAAGGTTGGAATCCCAATCGGGTTTTCGTTAGGAGGAGCAGTAACTCATGTCAAAGTAGAAGAAGCAAAACAAGGGATTAAAAATGGTGCTGAAGAAATGGATATGCTCATTAATATTGGAGCCCTCAAATCTGGCGAATTTGATGTTGTGAAAAACGATATTGAAGAAGTGGTTAAAGTTGCTAACGGGTTGACGACTAAAGTAATTATTGAAACAGGGTTGCTAACAGAGAAAGAAAAAATCATAGCAACGGAATTAATCATGGAAGCCGGGGCAGACTTTGTGAAAACGTCTACGGGATTTAATGGTAGTGGTGCAACCATTGAAGATGTGCAGTTACTTCGCTCCATTGCAAAAGACAAAATAGGTGTCAAAGCTGCTGGAGGAGTAAAAACATATCAAGAAGCTGTTCAAATGGTGAAAGCTGGTGCAAATCGTATTGGCTCTAGCAGTGCAATCGTAATGATTAATCATGATGCTTATTAA
- a CDS encoding galactitol-1-phosphate 5-dehydrogenase codes for MRALNLYGEKDIRFEENTPKPTIKNREDVIIKVKSVGICGSDLSRFIKLGPYIKGMTFGHEFAGEVVEVGEDVKQVKVGDRVAGCPAFVCKKCDSCLRGEPARCEKLVVIGAFHPGAYAEYTKLPESHVLKLPDNVDYDTAAMVEPSAVVAHGFYQTSIQAGAEIAIMGVGSIGLLAVQWAKIFGAKKIYAIDIDQKKLAIAKKLGADVIINSREKPAYKQIMEHTNGRGVDLAVESAGSPITSEQVLALPCKGGEVVFMGIPYANINIERFYFEKIVRNELTIYGSWNAVSSPFPGKEWSATIDYMSKGLIRSESMISHIFSLAEGPDVFQKIVNNQIDSVKVLFHPEIIEKTGGIARETITI; via the coding sequence GTGAGAGCTTTGAATTTATATGGAGAAAAAGATATTCGTTTTGAAGAAAACACCCCTAAGCCAACTATTAAGAATAGAGAGGATGTTATTATTAAGGTGAAATCAGTAGGGATTTGTGGATCTGATCTATCTAGATTCATCAAATTAGGTCCCTATATAAAAGGAATGACATTTGGTCATGAGTTTGCTGGAGAAGTTGTAGAAGTTGGTGAAGATGTCAAACAAGTAAAAGTAGGAGATCGAGTTGCGGGTTGTCCTGCGTTTGTGTGTAAGAAATGTGATAGTTGTCTTAGGGGAGAACCTGCGCGTTGTGAAAAGTTAGTTGTTATTGGTGCATTTCATCCGGGAGCCTATGCTGAATATACGAAACTACCAGAAAGTCATGTTTTGAAATTGCCAGATAATGTAGACTATGATACAGCAGCAATGGTAGAGCCATCTGCTGTTGTTGCACACGGATTTTACCAAACTAGCATTCAGGCTGGGGCTGAAATAGCTATTATGGGGGTTGGCAGTATTGGATTATTAGCTGTACAATGGGCGAAGATTTTTGGCGCAAAAAAAATATATGCTATTGATATAGACCAGAAGAAATTAGCTATTGCCAAAAAGCTTGGTGCCGATGTGATTATTAATTCCAGAGAAAAACCTGCATATAAACAAATAATGGAACATACGAATGGGAGAGGAGTAGATTTAGCCGTAGAGTCTGCAGGATCACCTATTACTTCTGAACAGGTTCTCGCATTACCATGTAAAGGCGGAGAAGTAGTATTTATGGGGATACCGTATGCAAATATCAATATAGAACGTTTTTATTTTGAAAAAATTGTTCGCAATGAATTGACTATTTATGGTTCATGGAATGCGGTATCTTCCCCGTTTCCAGGTAAAGAATGGAGTGCAACCATCGATTATATGAGTAAGGGTCTAATTAGATCGGAATCCATGATATCACATATCTTTTCATTAGCTGAGGGACCAGATGTATTTCAAAAAATAGTAAATAATCAAATCGATTCCGTTAAAGTGTTATTTCATCCCGAAATAATCGAAAAAACAGGAGGAATAGCCAGAGAGACAATAACCATATAA
- a CDS encoding ABC transporter ATP-binding protein gives MELKDITFSYDHKNNHLINISGEIDLGKITTIIGPNGSGKSTLLGVLSKHYTPYKGSVRLDGKRLVDFKPKEFAKKVAVVHQKNSAPADMTVEKLISYGRLPYRLIFSQNKKADAKAIEWALNKTNLLAKRNHQLHTLSGGEQQRVWIALTLAQHTPFLFLDEPTTYLDIYYQYELLELIKELNTELGITIVMVLHDINQAIRYSDIIIAMKDGQIVRKGTPKRVITNELMKKVYGVNVLVKEDEDTGLYTIPIGI, from the coding sequence ATGGAACTTAAAGATATTACATTTTCATACGACCATAAAAACAATCATCTAATCAATATAAGCGGAGAAATTGATCTTGGTAAAATAACTACGATCATTGGTCCGAATGGCAGCGGAAAGTCAACACTACTTGGAGTATTGTCCAAACACTATACACCTTACAAAGGAAGCGTGCGATTAGACGGTAAACGATTAGTTGATTTTAAGCCAAAGGAATTCGCTAAAAAAGTAGCGGTTGTTCATCAAAAAAACAGCGCTCCAGCTGATATGACAGTAGAAAAATTAATTAGTTATGGCAGGTTACCTTATCGGTTAATTTTTTCTCAAAATAAAAAAGCAGATGCTAAAGCAATTGAATGGGCTCTTAACAAGACTAACTTATTAGCAAAAAGAAACCATCAGCTCCATACCTTATCTGGTGGAGAGCAACAACGAGTTTGGATTGCCTTAACCTTAGCCCAACATACACCTTTTCTATTTTTAGATGAACCGACAACTTATTTGGATATCTATTATCAATATGAGTTATTAGAACTGATTAAAGAATTGAATACAGAATTAGGCATAACTATTGTAATGGTACTCCATGACATCAATCAGGCTATTCGATATAGTGACATTATCATTGCTATGAAGGATGGTCAAATAGTAAGAAAAGGTACTCCAAAACGAGTAATTACAAATGAGCTTATGAAAAAAGTCTACGGGGTAAACGTTCTTGTAAAAGAAGATGAAGATACAGGGCTTTATACAATTCCAATTGGGATTTAA
- a CDS encoding FecCD family ABC transporter permease, translated as MNKRIISFMTIILLLSLVIVLSATSGSIHVSLVELIQGLISGTNDNVEVIKDLRLPRIIIAIFAGAALSVSGVLIQAVMKNPLAEPGIIGVSSGAEFMSMLMVSIFPTLFFYTPLFAFLGGSIAFFLVYSFSWKSGLNPLRMILIGVAIHAIFTSLSQTFNYRGSYTSSMVQEVTTSTLSMKKWADVEIIVVYGTIGLILAFLVFAWCNYLALEDKTAKSLGLNVNVARFVISSIAVLLAGIATVTAGLFLFVGLLVPHIGRILVGTDHKVLIPFSAILGALLILLSDTLGRIIIAPNEIPASIIMALIGGPFLILLLRKSDRVYGT; from the coding sequence GTGAATAAGCGAATCATTAGTTTTATGACAATTATTTTATTATTAAGCCTCGTAATCGTATTATCTGCAACTTCAGGAAGTATTCACGTATCCTTGGTGGAGCTTATTCAAGGGTTGATATCTGGAACAAATGACAATGTCGAGGTCATTAAAGATCTGCGTTTACCAAGAATAATTATTGCTATATTTGCCGGAGCAGCACTATCCGTTTCTGGTGTACTTATACAGGCAGTTATGAAAAATCCGTTAGCTGAACCTGGGATTATTGGTGTATCATCTGGTGCAGAATTCATGAGTATGTTGATGGTAAGTATTTTTCCAACATTATTCTTTTATACCCCGTTATTTGCCTTTTTAGGTGGCTCGATAGCCTTTTTCCTAGTTTATTCATTTTCTTGGAAGTCGGGATTGAATCCATTGCGCATGATTTTAATCGGGGTAGCTATTCATGCTATTTTTACAAGTTTAAGCCAAACCTTTAACTATCGCGGGAGCTATACCTCTTCCATGGTGCAAGAAGTAACAACCTCCACATTATCTATGAAGAAATGGGCAGATGTTGAAATCATCGTTGTTTACGGTACGATCGGGTTAATCTTGGCGTTTTTGGTATTTGCTTGGTGTAATTATTTAGCATTAGAAGATAAAACCGCTAAAAGCTTAGGGTTAAATGTAAATGTTGCTCGTTTTGTTATTTCATCAATTGCTGTTTTGTTAGCTGGCATTGCAACGGTAACAGCTGGCTTGTTCTTATTTGTCGGCTTACTTGTACCTCATATTGGGCGCATTTTAGTAGGGACGGACCATAAAGTTCTTATCCCCTTTTCAGCAATCCTAGGGGCTTTGTTAATTTTATTATCTGATACGTTAGGAAGAATCATCATTGCACCAAATGAAATTCCTGCCTCAATTATTATGGCATTAATCGGTGGGCCATTTCTCATACTTTTACTAAGGAAGAGTGATCGAGTTTATGGAACTTAA